One stretch of Flavobacterium sp. 9 DNA includes these proteins:
- a CDS encoding bifunctional 3-deoxy-7-phosphoheptulonate synthase/chorismate mutase type II codes for MENKKEMRKWLEDFNLNHPLVIAGPCSAETEDQVLKIAHELKDSKVSVFRAGIWKPRTRPGGFEGVGEIGLKWLQKAKKETGLLMGTEVATAAHCKLALEHDIDVLWVGARTTANPFAVQEIADTLKGTDKIVLVKNPVNPDLALWLGGVERLHMAGIEKLGVIHRGFSTYEKTKYRNIPEWQIAIELQNKFPDLPLIIDPSHITGDRKMIFEVTQEALDLNYDGMIIETHYDPDNAWSDAAQQVTPDALKQIIKDLTIRKTDDTTDEYSQKMTKLRANIDVLDANLLELLGKRMKVADEIGQVKKDANVAILQNNRWNEILGKMILEGEKKGLTEEFVLRMFKAIHQESIGHQEKIFNA; via the coding sequence ATGGAAAATAAGAAAGAAATGAGAAAGTGGTTAGAAGATTTCAATTTAAATCACCCACTTGTGATAGCTGGACCATGTAGTGCAGAAACTGAAGATCAAGTATTGAAAATTGCTCACGAATTAAAAGATTCAAAAGTTAGTGTATTCAGAGCGGGAATCTGGAAACCAAGAACGCGTCCGGGAGGATTTGAAGGTGTTGGAGAAATTGGTTTAAAATGGTTGCAAAAAGCTAAGAAAGAAACTGGTTTATTAATGGGAACTGAAGTTGCGACTGCAGCTCACTGTAAGCTGGCTTTAGAACATGATATTGACGTTTTATGGGTTGGTGCTCGTACAACTGCAAACCCTTTTGCTGTTCAGGAAATTGCTGATACATTGAAAGGAACTGATAAAATCGTTTTGGTTAAAAACCCTGTAAACCCGGATTTAGCTTTATGGTTAGGTGGTGTTGAGCGTTTACATATGGCTGGAATCGAGAAATTAGGAGTTATTCACAGAGGTTTCTCTACTTACGAAAAAACAAAATACAGAAACATTCCAGAATGGCAAATTGCTATCGAATTGCAAAATAAATTCCCTGATTTACCATTAATCATCGATCCATCTCACATTACAGGAGATCGTAAAATGATTTTTGAAGTAACTCAAGAAGCTTTAGATTTGAACTACGATGGTATGATTATCGAAACGCACTACGATCCGGACAATGCTTGGTCTGATGCTGCTCAACAAGTTACTCCAGACGCTTTGAAACAAATCATTAAAGATTTGACTATCAGAAAAACGGATGATACTACAGATGAGTACAGCCAAAAAATGACTAAACTAAGAGCTAACATCGATGTTCTTGATGCTAACTTATTAGAATTGTTAGGAAAACGTATGAAAGTTGCTGACGAAATTGGACAAGTGAAAAAAGATGCAAACGTAGCGATTCTTCAAAACAACCGTTGGAACGAAATCTTAGGGAAAATGATTCTTGAAGGAGAGAAAAAAGGTCTTACTGAAGAGTTTGTTTTGAGAATGTTCAAAGCAATTCACCAGGAAAGTATTGGTCACCAGGAGAAAATTTTCAACGCATAA
- a CDS encoding prephenate dehydratase, with protein MTTKIAIQGIKGSFHHQVVKEYFSENVEIDECLSFEELIDSLLSGKTDQAVMAIENSIAGPIIPNYALIDKNNLHIIGEHYLNISQNLMALKGQKIEDIKEVHSHPMAILQCMDFLKQYPNIKLVEDKDTAETARRIQEKQLTGIAAIASKVASEMYDLDIIAPEIQTIKNNMTRFVIIKKQNSFLPENEINRASIKFELDHKRGSLAAVLNVMSDCKLNLTKIQSLPKIETPWKYSFFVDVTFEKYEDFAKAKSLLNIMAEYFKVLGEYKNTKPLAQS; from the coding sequence ATGACAACTAAAATTGCAATACAAGGTATAAAAGGTTCATTTCATCATCAGGTTGTGAAGGAGTATTTCTCTGAAAATGTGGAAATTGATGAATGTTTATCTTTTGAAGAATTAATTGACAGCCTGCTTTCCGGAAAAACTGACCAGGCAGTTATGGCGATTGAAAATTCGATTGCAGGGCCAATTATTCCGAATTATGCTTTGATTGACAAAAATAATTTACACATAATTGGAGAGCATTATTTAAATATTAGCCAAAATTTAATGGCTTTAAAAGGTCAGAAAATCGAAGATATAAAAGAAGTTCATTCACATCCAATGGCAATTTTACAATGTATGGATTTCTTAAAACAATATCCGAACATTAAGTTGGTTGAAGACAAAGATACAGCTGAAACTGCAAGAAGAATTCAGGAAAAACAACTAACCGGAATCGCAGCAATTGCAAGTAAAGTAGCTTCGGAAATGTATGATCTTGATATTATCGCACCGGAAATTCAAACGATCAAAAACAACATGACTCGTTTTGTGATTATCAAAAAGCAAAATTCATTTTTGCCGGAAAATGAAATCAACAGAGCCTCAATCAAATTTGAATTGGATCACAAAAGAGGAAGTTTAGCAGCAGTTTTGAATGTAATGAGTGATTGCAAACTGAATTTGACAAAAATTCAGTCGCTTCCAAAAATTGAAACACCTTGGAAATATTCATTTTTCGTAGATGTAACATTTGAGAAATACGAAGATTTTGCAAAAGCCAAATCATTATTAAATATAATGGCAGAATATTTTAAAGTATTGGGAGAATATAAAAACACAAAGCCTTTGGCTCAGTCATAA
- the dtd gene encoding D-aminoacyl-tRNA deacylase: MRIVVQRVSEASVTVENNKIADIQKGLLVLVGIEEADTQEDIDWLVGKIIKMRIFGDENDVMNCSVQDIDGDIIVVSQFTLHASTKKGNRPSYIKAAKPEFAIPMYENFVKSLEKDFNKKVQTGIFGADMKVNLLNDGPVTILMDSKNRD; encoded by the coding sequence ATGAGAATTGTTGTTCAAAGAGTTTCAGAAGCATCAGTAACAGTTGAAAATAATAAAATAGCAGACATTCAAAAAGGATTGTTGGTATTAGTTGGAATTGAAGAAGCCGACACTCAGGAAGATATTGATTGGCTTGTTGGAAAAATTATAAAAATGAGAATTTTTGGTGATGAAAATGATGTCATGAACTGCTCAGTTCAAGATATCGATGGCGATATTATAGTTGTAAGCCAGTTTACACTTCATGCTTCTACAAAAAAAGGTAATCGTCCTTCTTACATAAAAGCAGCAAAACCTGAATTTGCAATTCCTATGTACGAGAACTTTGTAAAATCATTAGAAAAAGATTTTAATAAAAAAGTACAAACCGGAATCTTTGGTGCTGATATGAAGGTTAATCTCTTAAATGATGGGCCTGTAACGATTTTAATGGATAGTAAAAATAGGGATTAA
- a CDS encoding pyridoxal phosphate-dependent aminotransferase — protein sequence MITTAKRLDTVEEYYFSSKLREVRQLQSEGKSIINMGIGSPDLSPSKAVIEAVAAAIQDENGHGYQSYQGLPELRKGMADFYQNQFGVELNPNNEILPLMGSKEGIMHISLAFLNEGDHVLIPNPGYPTYTSVTNLVGAVPVYYDLKEANAWEPDFEALEKLEMEKVKIMWLGYPHMPTGARGSLALFEKLVAFAKKHNILLINDNPYSFVLNDNPMSLLQVEGAKEVALELNSLSKTFNMAGWRVGMVLGNPEIIDAVLKVKSNMDSGMFYGIQKGAVAALNCDKSWFEDQNKIYRRRRELTEKLAEKLGCKVYKEGVGLFVWAKLPEGIESAEKFIDEILYEKHIFITPGTIFGSNGEGYIRFSLCVKEEKVQEAIDRF from the coding sequence ATGATTACAACAGCAAAAAGATTAGATACAGTTGAAGAATACTACTTCTCATCAAAATTGAGAGAAGTTCGTCAATTGCAATCTGAAGGAAAGTCTATCATCAATATGGGAATTGGAAGCCCTGATTTGAGTCCGTCGAAAGCAGTAATTGAAGCGGTTGCCGCAGCAATTCAAGATGAAAACGGGCATGGTTATCAGAGCTATCAGGGATTACCGGAATTGAGAAAAGGGATGGCAGATTTTTATCAGAATCAGTTTGGTGTTGAATTAAATCCGAATAACGAGATTTTGCCTTTGATGGGTTCGAAAGAAGGAATTATGCACATTTCGTTAGCATTTTTAAATGAAGGCGATCACGTTTTGATTCCGAATCCGGGTTATCCAACTTATACTTCGGTAACTAATTTGGTTGGAGCGGTTCCGGTTTATTACGATCTAAAAGAAGCAAATGCCTGGGAACCGGATTTTGAAGCTTTGGAAAAATTAGAGATGGAGAAAGTAAAAATTATGTGGCTTGGATATCCACACATGCCAACTGGAGCGAGAGGAAGTTTAGCGTTATTTGAAAAATTGGTTGCTTTTGCTAAAAAACATAACATATTATTGATCAACGATAATCCGTATAGTTTTGTTTTGAATGATAATCCAATGAGTTTATTGCAAGTTGAAGGCGCAAAAGAAGTGGCTTTAGAATTGAATTCACTTAGTAAAACATTCAACATGGCAGGTTGGAGAGTTGGAATGGTTTTGGGAAATCCTGAAATTATCGATGCGGTTCTAAAAGTAAAAAGCAACATGGACAGCGGAATGTTCTACGGAATTCAGAAAGGTGCAGTTGCAGCGTTGAATTGCGATAAATCTTGGTTCGAAGATCAAAACAAGATCTACAGACGCCGTAGAGAATTAACAGAAAAACTAGCAGAAAAATTAGGCTGCAAAGTTTATAAAGAAGGAGTTGGGCTTTTTGTTTGGGCGAAACTTCCAGAAGGAATCGAATCAGCAGAAAAGTTCATTGACGAAATATTATACGAGAAACATATTTTTATCACACCGGGAACAATCTTCGGAAGCAATGGTGAAGGATATATTAGATTCTCGCTGTGTGTGAAGGAGGAAAAAGTACAAGAAGCTATTGATAGATTTTAA
- a CDS encoding prephenate dehydrogenase, translated as MKVYVIGIGLIGGSMVLDIKDQHPNATIFGIDNNEKHLQEAIDLGVIDQAGSFEDLAEADFVIVSVPVDVALTVLPKVLDLVGDKTIVFEVGSTKKPICDAVASHPKRRNFIATHPIAGTEFSGPSAAIKGLFKGKTNIICEVEKTTFKLQEKALQLFSEIGMRIRYMDPTSHDKHIAYVSHLSHISSFMLGKTVMNKEKDEQDIFDMAGSGFESTVRLAKSSPAMWTPIFKQNKEHVIETLEEYISNLSRFRDLLKDENYNAIFEEMESTNKIKEILNGLTIKK; from the coding sequence ATGAAAGTATACGTAATAGGAATAGGGTTAATAGGAGGTTCGATGGTGCTGGACATCAAAGATCAACATCCAAACGCAACTATTTTTGGAATAGATAATAACGAAAAACATTTGCAAGAAGCAATTGATTTAGGAGTTATTGATCAGGCAGGAAGTTTTGAAGATTTGGCGGAAGCTGATTTTGTAATTGTTTCGGTTCCTGTGGATGTTGCGCTGACGGTTTTGCCTAAAGTATTGGATTTGGTTGGTGATAAAACAATTGTTTTTGAAGTTGGATCGACTAAAAAACCAATTTGTGATGCAGTTGCCAGTCACCCAAAAAGAAGAAATTTTATTGCAACGCATCCAATTGCAGGAACGGAGTTTTCAGGACCTTCGGCGGCGATAAAAGGTTTGTTTAAAGGAAAAACAAACATTATTTGCGAGGTGGAAAAAACCACTTTTAAATTGCAGGAAAAAGCATTGCAGCTTTTCAGCGAAATTGGAATGAGGATTCGATATATGGATCCAACTTCGCACGATAAACATATTGCTTACGTTTCACATTTGTCGCACATTAGTTCCTTTATGCTCGGGAAAACGGTAATGAATAAAGAAAAAGACGAACAGGATATTTTTGATATGGCGGGAAGTGGATTTGAAAGCACCGTACGTTTAGCAAAAAGTTCTCCGGCAATGTGGACACCGATTTTTAAGCAAAACAAAGAACACGTTATTGAGACATTAGAAGAATATATTTCAAATCTGAGTCGGTTTAGAGATTTGTTGAAAGATGAAAATTATAATGCCATTTTTGAAGAAATGGAAAGCACAAATAAAATTAAAGAGATATTAAACGGATTAACAATTAAAAAATAA
- a CDS encoding transglutaminase domain-containing protein, with translation MKFIKLFSLSVLLLFISKVTAQEFKLGKVSIAELEQKVHPKDSSAVAAILYKKGEVRIEYDQNEGFVTFTDVETRIKIYKKEGYDWATQAVWYYNQSSFKERVFFTDAVTYNLVNGKIEKTKLKSDGTFDEVLNKYRGQKKITMPNVKEGSVIEFRYTIKCPSDRIIRDWDFQTSIPVNYSEFSTFIPEYYVFNLRQKGYIFPKSFTQKNPKSIVITNKERASEGRVTSTTFSTDKLDYVETQTTFKAVDFPAMKEESFVNNIDNYLSSVAHELSMIKYPNSTMKEYSTDWNSVVKTIYDYDDFGPELNKTGYFEDNLKTLLAGKNTPEEKIQTILSYVQSNVKWNGYMGYSCDSGVKKAYKEKTGNIADINLMLTAMLRYSGLTANPVLVSTRSNGIALFPNRNAFNYVIAAVETEQGNILIDASEKFSTPNVLPLRVLNWSGRLIRKDGTSQEIDLMPRKPSSDNVFMNYSIDADGKVTGKTRRQSTDYNAMITRDNMSSVKEEEYLEKLENLNNKIEISEYVRTNEKDILLPTIETYSFTGNNLCEVIGGKIYVSPMLFFTNDKNPFKQEVREYPVDFSYPFLDKYNITIQIPEGFAVETLPAPAILNMEDNLGTFKFNIAASGTSLQLSIAHQINDAVVSAEKYEMLKEYYKVMIAKETEKIVLKRI, from the coding sequence ATGAAATTTATTAAACTTTTTAGTCTTTCAGTTCTTTTGTTGTTTATCTCAAAAGTAACAGCACAAGAATTTAAATTAGGAAAAGTTTCCATCGCAGAACTGGAACAAAAAGTGCATCCTAAAGATTCGTCTGCAGTTGCCGCAATATTGTATAAAAAAGGAGAAGTAAGAATTGAATACGATCAAAATGAGGGATTTGTTACCTTCACAGATGTTGAAACCAGAATTAAAATTTACAAAAAAGAGGGTTACGATTGGGCGACTCAAGCAGTTTGGTATTATAACCAAAGTAGTTTTAAGGAACGAGTGTTTTTTACAGATGCGGTTACCTATAATTTAGTAAATGGTAAGATCGAAAAAACAAAACTTAAAAGTGATGGTACTTTTGATGAAGTTTTAAATAAATACAGAGGACAAAAAAAGATTACAATGCCTAATGTTAAAGAAGGATCTGTAATTGAGTTTAGATATACAATTAAATGTCCAAGTGACAGAATAATCAGAGATTGGGATTTTCAAACCTCTATTCCAGTAAATTACTCTGAATTTTCGACTTTTATACCTGAATATTATGTTTTTAATTTAAGACAAAAAGGGTATATTTTTCCTAAAAGTTTTACGCAAAAAAATCCTAAGTCAATAGTTATAACCAATAAAGAAAGAGCTTCTGAAGGCCGTGTTACATCAACTACTTTTTCAACAGATAAGCTTGATTATGTAGAAACTCAGACGACATTTAAAGCAGTAGATTTTCCGGCTATGAAAGAGGAATCTTTTGTAAATAATATTGATAATTATCTTTCAAGTGTTGCACATGAATTGTCTATGATAAAATATCCTAATTCAACAATGAAAGAATATTCAACAGATTGGAATTCGGTAGTTAAAACGATATACGATTATGATGATTTCGGACCTGAATTGAATAAAACAGGATATTTTGAAGATAATCTAAAAACGCTTCTGGCAGGAAAAAATACTCCTGAAGAAAAAATACAAACAATTTTAAGTTATGTACAATCCAATGTAAAATGGAATGGTTACATGGGCTATAGTTGTGACAGTGGAGTTAAAAAAGCATATAAGGAAAAAACAGGAAATATAGCAGATATCAATTTAATGCTTACAGCTATGTTACGTTATTCCGGTTTAACAGCAAATCCGGTTTTAGTAAGTACGCGTTCAAACGGAATCGCGTTGTTCCCAAATAGAAATGCTTTTAATTATGTAATTGCAGCAGTTGAAACAGAGCAAGGAAATATTTTAATTGATGCAAGTGAGAAATTTTCTACTCCAAATGTCTTGCCTTTAAGAGTTTTAAACTGGTCTGGAAGATTGATTAGAAAAGATGGTACATCTCAAGAAATTGATTTAATGCCAAGAAAACCATCTAGCGACAATGTTTTTATGAATTATAGTATTGATGCTGACGGTAAAGTTACCGGAAAAACCAGAAGACAAAGTACAGATTATAATGCGATGATTACCAGAGATAATATGAGTAGTGTAAAAGAAGAAGAATATCTGGAGAAACTTGAAAATTTAAATAATAAAATTGAGATTAGCGAATATGTCAGAACAAACGAAAAAGACATTTTGTTGCCAACAATAGAAACATATTCATTTACAGGAAATAATTTGTGTGAGGTAATTGGAGGGAAAATCTATGTAAGCCCGATGTTGTTTTTTACCAATGATAAAAATCCATTTAAACAAGAAGTTCGCGAATATCCGGTAGATTTTAGTTACCCGTTTTTAGATAAATACAATATTACAATTCAAATTCCAGAAGGATTTGCTGTTGAAACTTTGCCTGCACCGGCAATTCTTAATATGGAAGATAATTTAGGAACTTTTAAATTTAATATTGCGGCCAGTGGTACTTCATTACAGTTGAGTATCGCACATCAAATAAATGATGCTGTGGTTTCTGCTGAAAAATATGAAATGCTAAAAGAATATTACAAAGTAATGATTGCCAAAGAAACAGAGAAAATAGTTTTAAAGAGAATATAA
- the rsgA gene encoding ribosome small subunit-dependent GTPase A, with translation MTGLVYKSTGSWYTVKSEKGDFIECRMKGKFRMKGIKSTNPIAVGDIVDYELEETSDAVTGTIFNIHERKNYIVRKSVNLSHQMHIIASNIDRVFLLITINNPPTTFNFIDRFLVTAEAYNIETILVFNKIDTFDEPTLEDQLYMQYVYQQIGYKCLRVSSTEMKGVEELKEMMIGKVSMFSGHSGVGKSTLVNAMEPTLHLKTKNISEASKQGQHTTTFAEMYDLSFNAKIIDTPGIKGFGIVDMEKEEISGYFPEFFKLKDQCKFNNCLHKEEPHCAIKAALERDEIAWSRYNSYLKILEGDDENYRTDSYDEDRKASDELRK, from the coding sequence ATGACTGGACTCGTATATAAATCTACAGGAAGTTGGTACACGGTAAAATCTGAAAAAGGTGATTTTATAGAATGCCGTATGAAAGGGAAGTTTAGGATGAAAGGTATTAAAAGTACTAATCCTATTGCTGTAGGTGATATTGTGGATTATGAACTCGAAGAAACTTCAGATGCTGTAACGGGAACCATTTTTAATATTCACGAAAGAAAGAATTACATCGTTCGTAAATCGGTTAACTTATCGCATCAAATGCATATTATTGCATCGAATATTGATCGCGTTTTTTTATTGATCACAATTAATAATCCACCAACTACATTCAACTTTATTGATCGTTTTTTAGTAACTGCCGAAGCTTATAATATTGAAACGATTTTGGTTTTTAATAAAATAGATACTTTTGATGAACCTACTCTTGAAGACCAATTGTATATGCAATATGTTTATCAGCAAATAGGTTATAAATGTCTTCGCGTTTCTTCGACTGAAATGAAAGGAGTTGAAGAATTAAAAGAAATGATGATTGGTAAAGTAAGTATGTTTTCAGGACATTCAGGTGTAGGGAAATCAACTTTGGTAAATGCCATGGAACCTACTTTACATCTTAAAACCAAAAACATTTCTGAAGCCAGTAAACAAGGGCAACATACAACGACTTTTGCCGAAATGTATGATTTGTCTTTTAATGCAAAAATTATCGATACTCCGGGAATTAAAGGTTTTGGAATCGTGGATATGGAGAAAGAAGAAATCAGTGGTTATTTTCCTGAATTTTTCAAGTTAAAAGATCAATGTAAATTCAATAATTGCCTGCATAAAGAAGAACCTCATTGTGCTATTAAGGCAGCTTTAGAAAGAGATGAGATTGCCTGGTCACGCTATAATAGTTACTTGAAGATTCTGGAAGGTGATGATGAAAATTATCGTACGGATTCTTATGATGAAGATCGAAAAGCAAGTGACGAACTGAGGAAATAG
- a CDS encoding DUF3857 domain-containing protein, whose translation MKAPVFALLFFFITLISSAQKGEYPVSKISDSLKENANAIVRLDQMDIIIASQRSMTLKTQTVVTVLNEKGLGDINAYQHYDKTTSIKSIEAVVYDELGNEIKKIRRKDFKDRSAVSGSTLFSDSRVIYLDYTPISYPFTIAYSSEVETSNTAFIPKWYFLSGYNVSIEKSILNVSYPNNLGFKKKEFQFSDFNIKKTVDSDTKLSYVSVNILARKAEDYSPSTEDLFPKVMMGLEHFHLEGVDGTATTWEAFGKWYSEKILAGTTVLPEETVAKIKALVGDEKDPIKKAKIIYDYVQKKSRYVNIAIGIGGWKPMLASDVDRLGYGDCKALSNYTKALLQTVDVPSYNTILYGDRYKSDIQSDFVSMQGNHMILAIPNGNHYTFLECTSQDDPFGYQGTFTDDRDVLVVKPEGGVIVRTTIYADPGNTQKDKGFYAIDENGNFSGSISVTSEGSQYSSKSQIETLQPTEKEAHYKKYWDNINNLKLGKITFKNDKENIRFTEDVQISAISYATISANKMIFAIDAFNQSSGNVKRIRNRKNPFQIQRGYLDTDEIEVNLPTGFSIEFLPANFELKGKFGEYKTEIIKKENNKLTYKRSMFLNKGKYSNKEYDEYRLFMEQVSKNDNAKIILTKN comes from the coding sequence ATGAAAGCTCCCGTTTTTGCGTTACTTTTCTTCTTTATTACGCTTATTTCTTCTGCCCAAAAAGGTGAATATCCCGTTTCAAAAATTTCCGATAGTCTTAAAGAAAATGCCAATGCCATAGTTCGTTTGGATCAAATGGATATTATCATTGCTTCTCAGCGCAGTATGACTTTGAAAACACAGACAGTCGTAACGGTTTTAAATGAGAAAGGCCTTGGCGATATCAATGCTTATCAACACTATGATAAAACAACCAGCATAAAAAGCATCGAAGCAGTTGTTTATGACGAACTTGGTAATGAAATTAAAAAGATTAGAAGAAAAGATTTTAAAGATCGAAGCGCAGTAAGCGGAAGCACTCTTTTTTCAGACAGTAGAGTAATTTATTTAGATTATACTCCAATTTCGTATCCATTTACGATTGCATATTCCAGCGAAGTCGAAACTTCAAACACTGCTTTTATTCCAAAATGGTATTTTTTAAGCGGTTATAATGTAAGTATAGAGAAATCCATTTTAAATGTTTCTTATCCAAATAATTTGGGATTTAAAAAGAAAGAATTTCAATTTTCTGATTTTAACATAAAAAAAACTGTAGATAGCGATACAAAACTTAGTTATGTTTCAGTAAATATTTTAGCTAGAAAAGCAGAGGATTACAGTCCTTCGACAGAAGATCTTTTTCCTAAAGTTATGATGGGATTGGAGCATTTTCACTTAGAAGGTGTAGACGGAACTGCTACAACATGGGAAGCATTTGGTAAATGGTACAGCGAAAAAATTCTTGCAGGAACAACAGTTTTGCCCGAAGAAACAGTAGCTAAAATAAAAGCATTGGTTGGTGATGAAAAAGATCCAATAAAGAAAGCGAAAATTATTTATGACTATGTTCAGAAAAAATCAAGATATGTAAATATTGCGATTGGTATTGGAGGCTGGAAACCCATGCTTGCTTCTGATGTCGATCGATTAGGATATGGAGATTGTAAAGCATTGTCAAATTACACAAAAGCACTTTTGCAGACAGTCGATGTTCCTTCGTATAATACTATTTTATATGGAGATCGCTACAAATCAGATATTCAATCTGATTTTGTTTCGATGCAGGGAAATCACATGATATTGGCAATTCCAAATGGAAATCATTATACATTTCTTGAATGTACAAGTCAGGATGATCCATTTGGGTATCAAGGTACTTTTACGGATGATAGAGATGTTTTGGTAGTTAAACCAGAAGGAGGTGTAATTGTTCGAACTACAATTTATGCTGATCCGGGCAATACACAAAAAGATAAAGGTTTTTATGCTATTGATGAAAACGGAAACTTCTCCGGATCAATATCTGTTACTTCAGAAGGTTCACAATATAGTTCTAAATCTCAAATAGAAACTTTGCAACCAACAGAAAAAGAAGCTCATTATAAGAAATATTGGGATAACATCAATAATTTGAAATTGGGGAAAATAACTTTTAAAAACGACAAAGAAAATATTCGTTTTACCGAAGATGTTCAGATTAGTGCAATAAGCTACGCGACGATTTCAGCTAATAAAATGATTTTTGCAATTGATGCCTTTAATCAAAGTTCGGGTAATGTAAAAAGAATCCGAAATAGAAAGAATCCATTTCAAATTCAACGTGGTTATTTAGATACTGACGAAATCGAAGTTAATCTGCCAACAGGTTTTTCCATTGAATTTTTGCCTGCAAATTTTGAATTAAAAGGCAAATTTGGAGAATACAAAACTGAAATCATTAAAAAAGAGAATAACAAACTGACCTACAAACGCTCTATGTTTTTAAATAAGGGAAAATATTCAAACAAAGAATACGATGAATATCGCCTTTTTATGGAACAAGTGTCAAAAAACGATAATGCCAAAATTATATTAACCAAGAATTAA